The genomic stretch TCTGTGCAACATTAGAACATTTCAGactatttattaataagtagtTTAAAGTTTATTTAAATTGTATAGATATTATACTCTTTCCTTTTTCTAGCTGCGAAGTCGCAGATGACTTGGAAGATTGCTACACATTTTGCATGAGATGTGAGCGTGATGTGTGTACAGGTGCATCTCAGTCTGCGTGACTGGCAGGTAAATCGCCAAGGCCTGCGCAATCGGGCACTGTGTGGTAGGATCTTATAGAATAACACTAAAGATTCAATAAAGTCTTCCTGAACTCATTTTCCTCCCTGGCACAGTCTCTGTTTTGCCCTGTGGGCATCGACAGTAACCATCATCCAAAGTCTGCAAACGACTCCGTTCCCTGGGTGGTCAGGAGCCAGTGGCAATGCAGTGATTGGGGAATGGGCCTTGTAGCCCCAAGGTGTCTGATTCCAGAAGGGGTCTTGCTGTATTACCTTCAGATGGGGCATGTGCATTGGGCCAGAAgatatccagctgtataaaatgGGCAGGGAAAATTGAAGTGCTTCAGATTAAACATATTGAGCGTCTAAATGTAATCGTATGTCAGAGAAAGATGACAGCACAATTATAGAGGTCCCTTTCCAGTGAGCCTTTAAAACTTGTCAAGATGTTTGACAGTTACTTGTTTTCCAAATAATGGGCTACCATCACGCGTGGCCTGTGAGTTTGCTGGGACGGATCTGGTTGGGAACTCCTGCAAGAGCCCGTTGGTAATTCCAAAAGGATACAAACACTCTGCAGGCGGCATGAACTCAATGCCATTTCTGCCCATTGACCAATGAGATTCAAGAGTTCCACCAAGTCCCAACGCATAAAGCATTGCTTAGAATACAGCATGGGTGTTGTGCAGCTGTAAGTGCAGTTAtgctggaaataaaaaaaattaaaagtctAAATACTTCTTCCATTTATTCCGCAGAAAAACACATCGATAAGTAGTGCCTTCAATTAACAACTAAGTTGATTACTAACTACTGCTATTTTGCAGTAGAGAAATGTCACTGATCCTAAGCCTCAAAAATCATCGATTCATCCACAAGTACGAAAGGGCAACTAAACCCATAtgttgcaaaatggtatggttGCTGCTGAAACTTCCCTGTTTTACAAGAATGTAGACGCCTGTCATAATTAAACTTCCCCTACTCATGGATCTCCGGAGAATGGTGtactgggtaaaaaaaaaaaagcactccTGTGCCAAGGAAACTGGGAGATGTGGCCAATCCACTGGAAGCAATGCTAGATAGCAGCCTGGGGGTGTCACCAGCAATATTTATAGTCAGCCTATATTGAATAAGCAGTTATGAAAACTGGATGCGTAGATAAAAGTAGCAGTAATAACAATGACCAGGTTGTTTTTATTGTTCAATAATTGAATGTACTACAGACAGCTGTGAACTGCATAGTCTGTCCCCTTCAGGGCTATTAGAACTGGGTGCACAAGACATTTTGGGGGATGTGGCTTCCATTTTAGGAGCAAACAGCAATGCTGCTGTCAGCAGTACAATCTGGCTGTAGAGGCAGaggctgagcccccccccccccccgcctgcctgcctgcctgccagctCTGTGTTCCACAATGTGCATTCCCAGCAAATCCATGCCTATTACACATCAACTCATAATTATGGCTCCCGGAACGAGTGGAGATtctgtatttttacattttgcaaCTCACAGTTGCTATTTTTGTATAGGCACACAATGTGAAAAATACTGTTTATAAACCAGACACCAATAAGTTCATATAAGTGGATTTATTGGTCAAATATTTGCATGGAACAACAACACAGGACCAATTAAAGCCATGACCTGAGTTTGCATTCATAACATTCTGCTGTCCACCACGGCCAGCTACGTTTCACATTAGCGTTAAAACTGAAGAGACCTCTGTAGCATGTGAACAAGACATCATTAAAATACtctttattctttattcattCAAACTGTGGACATTGGCAGGAGTACATGCACTTCTCACACTGATCAGATTTGGTCCATCTCATACTTCTGAACAACACTTGAGCCAGCAACCATAAATGATATAAAATGAGAGCAGCATTTCTATGGACTATAGAGAGCAATATTGATGCCCACTAAAACTACTTCAAAGCGCCGCTGCAGTTACAAAAATAACCAGTGGGGGGTGCTGTACTAAAAAGGGTTTGGTCATTTGGCACCGACAAGCAGACGTGGACCCAACACTGCGAGACGTTTCAAATGAGGCTACTTCCAGTCTACTCTTAGCAAGATGTCAATGAGTTGACATTATTGGCCATTATTACACTACTGGCAGGTGTTTTGCAGGTGTCCATTCTCCCAGCAGAGCGCACTGTACTACAACCAGGAACCCAACCCAACTCTTGGATCCCATTCCAGTCAACCAAAATGACTGGTCGACCCAGATCATCCCCGTAACCAAACCAGTCACGTGAGCACCACCTGGTTATAGATATAAGCTTCGACTCTGTATTATACATGCTATTATTTCAGCAGgtcttgcaaaacacttgcTCACCCCTCACCCCCCAAGAAGAGAACACCACAGGCATGAGCATTCAAGTGGTGCGATGTCTCTCCTTTTAACAATGTAGCTGCTCGGTGTTGGCCTGTAACCACAGCTTGCGTGCTGCCAACTGCTCCTCAGGCATTCTTCACCGCAGGAACACCATGGTAAGCAGACCTACAGCGTGAGGTGACAGAGCGGCCGCTGTCACTCAGAGGGACCACTCAGCGCCACGCAACTCAGAAGTTTTATAAAGCAGACTCTGCTGTTTTTCGATAGTCAGACACTTGCCCTTAGGCACCTGAGAAAATTACAGCTCTCTTTAAACACGCTAATTCACCACTGAGTTTCACTGGCACACAGCGTTCTTAAGCATACATTAAAGACCAAAAAACAAGCATCTTACCGAGTACGTAGGCACAAACAAGCTTCTGCATGACAGTGACGTGCATGACAGTGGGAACCAAAGTGCTGGACTCATTGTGCAGTGGAAGCATTAGGAATGCGAGGCACACCAGGCTGATCACCACGTAGAGAGCGAAAAGAGAAGCGTTTCGACCTGAAAGAGGGGCAGCTCCATCAAACGCAGAATGGTGACACGCGCCATTAGGAGTGTGAGTTAGCTCTGCATTGGAGAGACCTGACAGAATATTTCCTTCCAGCATTCAATCGACCCGCTATAAAAAGAACATTCCGGATTATACCACAGTTAGTCAGTTAATGATGTGCTGTTGTAAAACACTTTTACTTCCCACTCCACACAAACTGGCCCCTGTGCCTTCGAGCACTGCTGTTTGTATCTATCTTTAGCACAAGAATCCATGCCATGCAAAAAGGGGTGAAAATGGCCCTTAGGGCCCTCACTGCTGACTCAACTGCAGCCCCAGCTTccaaatacccccccccccccccaacatcttCTCTATTCCCTCCTTCTcatcctctccatctccatctcacCTCCATCATGGTTCCAGTACCCCTCCGGCAAAGCGGGCACAGACCTCCTGGGGGATGCAGCCCTTCTCTGATGGGTCCCCTGGGACCGGTCGCCTTCTTGGCCCCCCCGCAGCTCAGCCCAGATCTCCCGGCTGCCCCCctgtccacccccccacacctccaggCGGAAACGATCCCGGCGCCCCCAGTTCCTGGAGCTCACGTCCTGGTGACGCACTACACTGGGAGAGAGTAGGGACAGGCTAGTTCTTTGCTGCTCCCATACAACCCCCattcaatttaattaaataaataggtgCACCacaaatgcattatgggaaggaGACTCACATATCCACACAAGACCTGGCCCGGACGCTTCCCTCTGCATCCACCACGGTGTAGAGAGAGGGTGCTGTGCAGAGCACTAAATCAAAGGAAAGTGTGGGACAGAGGAAATGCTTAGATATTAActtccttttccctgttttatgtattattatgtCCAAATGATATAGTAATATAGTACAGCACACCCATATCAAGCGCCGTAGGGTGAATATGTTATGAAAGGtgctataaaaaataaattaaattgaatGTGCAAAGTCTTTATAATTTGCTTAAGTTTATAAGTTGACTGCTTGATCTTTAAATACTCACACTGGCCAGTTTTGTGTGCAGTTATATTGGAATGTCAGTTTACAGGTAAATGTTTTGGCCATGCAATTCGAGTGCAataggtcacatgaccatcttggtcacatgaccatctCTAAAAGGCCTCTTCTCTATTCACTCTATTCTCTATGCACCCGGTTCCAAGCGGCGCCCCCTTAAGGACTTACTCTTGAAGCGCAGAGGGAAGCTGTAAGGGTTGTAGAAGGTCAGGACCCTCCTGTGAGAGCTGCTCTGCTGGGAGAAGAACAGCAGCTCTGTGGGAAACAGAAAAACTGGGAGGCTGTCCCGTGGTCCAGTGGGCCCGACCAGGGCCGCAGGGGACTTTGGGGCATCCCGGTCCCTGCTCCTTGTGCTGCCCTTGTCCTGGGTTCTGACCCAGCTGGACTGGTCTTGGTTCTTCATTGGGGGCTTCTTAGGACACCCATCTTCACAGCAGCAGGCCAACTGACTGGGCTTTAAGGTGATGCTTCCAATTACCCCATCTAGTGGAAGGTATGTtaacacacatttttttaagtTAAGCTCTACAACTGTCAGATGACAGCACGACCAAGTATGGTAGTATATTAGTGGACAAAACGCTGCGTTGTCTCACTCATTATTTCATCTAGTTTAATTATGTAATTTGACTTAAGATAAACATTTACATATAAATCAACCAGAACTTAATCAAAACGTGAACCCTTGCTATAAATCAGAAAAAGTGTGCAACTCTGTTTATAAATTTCTATATGTTTATTCtctaacatttaaaaatagcaaTAAGAATAGTGCAATAGCGTGCATCTAAAAATTAATTTAGGCAATACACCTAAGGGACATTATTTAAAATACGTTTGCCTCGATAAACTGTTAATCATAACCGTGCTAGCTATTAAAGTTTGCTTCCGCTTCCGTGTGTCACTTGGGAAACCTGTCTGTGATGCGCAATACGCTTTTTTAAGTTATTACATGAGGCACAGAAGAACATAAATATTGTGATTTGTGTTATAACATAACAGGCGCGTCGCATGATTAAATCTGCGGGTTACGCACGTACACAGCAGGCTAGGCGGCTAACGAGACGCTACACAGGCATCCTGCGCCGCGGTGCTTTGAACATTCGCCACGTCAGAATCGAAAGATGCCGTTTGAAACATAAGCCTGCGATGAGCCGACCAAACGCGTACTGACAACACAGTCCGATATGACAAGCCGCGTCCGCTTTCGCCGTACTTTAAAAGTTACCGTTGGAGCCCAAACTCCGCACGGTAGCGCTCCGCGGCTTCGCTCCGGCTGCTTGCTGCCCGCCCCTCCGAGCAAACTAACCAATCGGCGAAGGTGCTCTCTGTTACGTCACCCCTGTCGTCATCAATGCCTCCAGACCGCTTGGACTTCCGTGTTTACGTTCTTGATAATGGGCGGGCACCTCAACCACCATTCTCGGTGATGATTGGCGAAGGGAAAATCATGAGGATGATAATTACAGGACATCCTGGATGACTCCAGCCATAGGATGGGcaataaaatttgaaatatttcttccattcatccatgttctaaatcaggggtgggcagtcttatccacaaaggcCAGTgtctatgcaggtttttgggataaccttttggtcagctgttcaaatccaggtgtgaggactcttcagccagtcagtcctctaattagtgatctaATTAGAGAGTTGCACTGAAAACCCACATACCGAACAGGCCTTTCTGCATAAGGTTGCCCCGGTCTGTTCTAAATGCTGATCCTGGTCAAGGTTACCTGAGGCTTTGGACACTTTAGACAGGATGATGTTATGTTGTATAACTCTATAACTGTCATTTTGGGTACTATTGCTAATGAACAGGCAAGAAGTATGTAATACCCAATTATTATTGCCGTGATTATTACCTGAGATAAAGCAAAAATCAAATACATGTTAAATTGAGTTTGATTATAATGCCACCATCTCTGACAAACTATTTTACTTGCACACACTCTCTCTCGCTCGATCTCCCTCTCTcttgccctctctctctctctctctctcacacacacatacacacacaaactttcACATTACTACACTGTAATGTAAATTAATCTGCCAATCTTTCTTTTAAGCCTCCTCTGTATAATTAGTTGCTGAAAGCAGCTGTAACTCTGTAGCTCCACTCTGTCATTTAGGCAGCTGAAGTAGATGAGTCATATCATACAGTATGCAGGCTGGGCAGGTTTGACACTTAAGCTCGTGATGTTATATATGTAATATTCCAAATATATGAGAATATACAGTAGCACTTTTGTAGTAGATGGTAGTATTGTCAACTATAATACtgatttctttgcttttttgaaTTGTTTTTGCTGTACGATAATTTGCTTGTGTTGGTTTTGTGTGTTCAGTCAGCACAGTGTCTCTGCCAGTAGCACTTCAGCCTCACACATTCAGAGTTGGGGATGGATCTCTCCTTTTAGATATACTGTcgatatgcagtatatattgaTATGTTGCACTAAATCATATTGTATTTGTACCTTAAACATAGCTGGGCtcatttcataaatattttgttGTCTGGGCTTTACTTGGAAGACACCCTCACAGGTTTTTTAAATTTGCTATATATTAAATTTGAGTCTGATGAGGTTCTTTATTGCAGACTTTTCGGGGAATCTTCAGGTGTATGATGTATGTATGATACATGCAACAATCATACCTATATTTTATCTCAGTCAATCAGGTCATCGCAGGCTCACCACTGCGCCGGTAATAAAATCGGTGACTCAGTAGCCATTGTTGTACAGTTTTTGCTTTATCTCAGGTAATAATCATGTCAGTAAATTGCAAGCAAACCAAAGTGTGGAAGGTAAGAGACTCATGACCTCATCCACTCTCCATCTTGGCCCACATGTGGAAGAACAAACTTCAGCTTTAGGACTCCAGAAGCCATCTGGTTAGTTAGGACTCATCTATTCTGCACTTCACTCCTGAATTTCAGACTGGACCATGGAAGCATCTACTGATTATtgatgtatttatatataatttcatGACTTCATTTGGTAGCTCAGTGTATTGAATTGCTGTACTGTGTACTTGTTGGTACAGAGACAGTAGGTGACAGTGGGCAGCATTAATTTGGTTTAGGCCTCCCAGGATATCAACTGAGCCTCAGGTCACCATTCATTAGCCAAGGAAGGATTTCGGACAAATTTCATTGCAGATTAGATTGGCTTCATTTTATGTTGTGCTTTCAACTGtgcagtttgtttgttttttttttttaatttggttAACATACAGGGCGTCAGTGTGGACATGGTGGAGGATTACAAATACCTGGGAGTGTACTTGGACAAAAAACTGGACTGGTCTAAACATGTGGACATCGTTTACAGGAAGGGCCAGAGCCGTCTCTATTTTCTGAGACGGCTAAGGTCCTTCAACATCTGCTGGACGATGCTGCGGATGTTCTACGAGTCTGTGGTGGCCAGTGCCATTATGTATGCTGCTGTCTGCTGGGGCAGCGGCCTGAGGGTCATGGACACCAACAGACTCAACAAGATCATTAAGAAGGTCAGGTAAGTTGTGGGAGTGGAACTGGACTCTTTCAATAAGGTGTTGGAGAGGAGAACATTGTCCAATACTGGACTTTCCTTCACACCCGCTCCACTATATGCTGAGCAGCGACAGGAGCTCGATGAGCAACAGGTTAGAACTTCCACGCTGAATAACTGAGAGACACAGGAAATCATTCCTGCTGGTCGCAATAAAACTGTTTAACTCACATATCTGATCACTCAAACCACAAACATAAGCACAATCACCTTAAATAACCATGTATACGGTGTATACATTTGCTGTAAAAACCCAGGTACTTAATATTATTGCTGCTacaggttttatttttattggttatgtattatttttatttattattttattttaactaCTTTATTGTTCTATAGTTCTATCTAAAATCTCTTCCATCACCTGTACATAACTTTCCTAAATCTTTATTTTCATCAGGGGtttgtttttgtaatgtaagagaatttccccacggggattaataaagtaattctgattctgattctgattctgattgatGCTTATTGGCTAAAATGGATCTAACGTGCACTCTTAAACCCAATCATTTAACtagaaattgtcttttttttttgtgcaactTATCTAGGTGGTGAAAAGCAGGAAAAACTAATGTATTGATTGTGTTACAAAGATAAAAATATCATATCATCCAATCTGCAGGAAACTGCTAATTAATGTTAGCTAAGTTTTTCATTGTCATACTTTTAATTGGTTCTATAGTGAGAGGTGTGAGTTTGTTAGAGCTCTGCTTAAATATTGAGTTTATGAATTTAAGGCAGCCATATGAAAGCAGGGATTTGAATCCTGTGGTGATCATACCACTGATGGGCCCTGGTCATTAAGTCCTCCAGGAGTATCATGTGGCTATAAATTTGCTCTCACctgaaggtcaccggttcaaattgcacggctggcagagtgattttgcTCTTGGGCCTTTAAGAAAAGCCCTTGAGCCTCAGTTGTTCCAGGTTTGAGTTGAGTTTCAGCCACCTGAAGACTTTTCCCTAAGACAGCCACTCCCCTATCTGATGTGTTTAGCCTCACAAAAGCTGATATACTCATCAGACTTTGTGAGGTCAACTAtcacatcatccatccattttctgaacctTCTTACCCTATTCTATCCCAGAGGCtaaaggcacaaggcagggaacaacccagggcgggacaccaacccatcacagggcacattcacacacataaTTTGGCAGCTCCAATCAGCattggcatgtttttggactgtggggggaaacccaaGTACCccaaggaaaccccacaatgacacgggaaGAA from Paramormyrops kingsleyae isolate MSU_618 chromosome 10, PKINGS_0.4, whole genome shotgun sequence encodes the following:
- the LOC111836415 gene encoding motile sperm domain-containing protein 1-like isoform X1 — its product is MKNQDQSSWVRTQDKGSTRSRDRDAPKSPAALVGPTGPRDSLPVFLFPTELLFFSQQSSSHRRVLTFYNPYSFPLRFKMLCTAPSLYTVVDAEGSVRARSCVDIVVRHQDVSSRNWGRRDRFRLEVWGGGQGGSREIWAELRGGQEGDRSQGTHQRRAASPRRSVPALPEGYWNHDGGRNASLFALYVVISLVCLAFLMLPLHNESSTLVPTVMHVTVMQKLVCAYVLGLLTMVFLR
- the LOC111836415 gene encoding motile sperm domain-containing protein 3-like isoform X3, with product MKNQDQSSWVRTQDKGSTRSRDRDAPKSPAALVGPTGPRDSLPVFLFPTELLFFSQQSSSHRRVLTFYNPYSFPLRFKMLCTAPSLYTVVDAEGSVRARSCVDIVVRHQDVSSRNWGRRDRFRLEVWGGGQGGSREIWAELRGGQEGDRSQGTHQRRAASPRRSVPALPEGYWNHDGDK
- the LOC111836415 gene encoding motile sperm domain-containing protein 3-like isoform X2, with the translated sequence MKNQDQSSWVRTQDKGSTRSRDRDAPKSPAALVGPTGPRDSLPVFLFPTELLFFSQQSSSHRRVLTFYNPYSFPLRFKMLCTAPSLYTVVDAEGSVRARSCVDIVVRHQDVSSRNWGRRDRFRLEVWGGGQGGSREIWAELRGGQEGDRSQGTHQRRAASPRRSVPALPEGYWNHDGGLLTMVFLR